One window of the Camarhynchus parvulus chromosome 2, STF_HiC, whole genome shotgun sequence genome contains the following:
- the SSR1 gene encoding translocon-associated protein subunit alpha isoform X1 translates to MSRLSQLLLLALLVFPAALLLGDARGGPGLLVAAQDATEDEEAVEDTIVEDEDDEAEVEEDEPTDLTEEKEEEDLSGEPKASPSADTTILFVKGEDFPANNIVKFLVGFTNKGTEDFIVESLDASFRYPQDYQFYIQNFTALSLNTVVPPQRQATFEYSFIPAEPMGGRPFGLVINLNYRDASGNVFQDAVFNQTVTIIEKEDGLDGETIFMYMFLAGLGLLVIVGLHQLLESRKRKRPVQKVEMGTSNQNDVDMSWIPQETLNQIMQSRRDKASPRRLPYKRAQKRPVGSDE, encoded by the exons ATGAGCCGCCTGtcgcagctgctgctgctcgccCTGCTCGTCTTCCCCGCCGCGCTGCTGCTCGGGGACGCCCGCGGCGGCCCAG GTTTATTAGTTGCAGCTCAAGATGCTACAGAAGATGAGGAAGCTGTGGAAGATACTATAGTtgaagatgaggatgatgaagcTGAAGTTGAAGAAGATGAGCCAACAGACTTG acagaagaaaaagaggaagaagactTGTCAGGAGAACCTAAAGCCTCACCCAGTGCTGATACAACCATCTTATTTGTGAAAGGCGAAG aCTTTCCAGCGAACAACATTGTAAAATTTCTGGTGGGCTTCACCAATAAGGGTACCGAGGATTTCATTGTCGAGTCACTTGATGCTTCTTTCCGGTACCCTCAAGACTACCAGTTTTACATCCAGAACTTCACAGCTCTCTCTCTGAACACAGTAGTTCCACCACAGAGACAAGCCACATTTGAGTACTCCTTCATCCCTGCTGAGCCTATGGGTGGTCGTCCTTTCGGTCTGGTTATCAATCTCAACTACAGAGATGCAAGT GGCAATGTTTTTCAAGATGCAGTCTTCAATCAAACTGTTACAATTATTGAAAAAGAAGATGGGCTGGATGGAGAAAC gaTCTTCATGTACATGTTCCTTGCTGGACTTGGTCTGCTTGTCATTGTTGGCCTACATCAGTTGCTAGAATCTAGGAAG aggaaaagaccGGTACAGAAAGTAGAGATGGGAACATCAAATCAGAATGATGTTGATATGAGCTGGATTCCCCAAGAAACTTTAAATCAAATAA TGCAAAGTAGAAGAG atAAAGCTTCACCAAGGAGGTTGCCCTACAAGAGGGCACAGAAGAGACCAGTGGGCTCTGATGAGTAA
- the SSR1 gene encoding translocon-associated protein subunit alpha isoform X2, with protein MSRLSQLLLLALLVFPAALLLGDARGGPGLLVAAQDATEDEEAVEDTIVEDEDDEAEVEEDEPTDLTEEKEEEDLSGEPKASPSADTTILFVKGEDFPANNIVKFLVGFTNKGTEDFIVESLDASFRYPQDYQFYIQNFTALSLNTVVPPQRQATFEYSFIPAEPMGGRPFGLVINLNYRDASGNVFQDAVFNQTVTIIEKEDGLDGETIFMYMFLAGLGLLVIVGLHQLLESRKRKRPVQKVEMGTSNQNDVDMSWIPQETLNQINKASPRRLPYKRAQKRPVGSDE; from the exons ATGAGCCGCCTGtcgcagctgctgctgctcgccCTGCTCGTCTTCCCCGCCGCGCTGCTGCTCGGGGACGCCCGCGGCGGCCCAG GTTTATTAGTTGCAGCTCAAGATGCTACAGAAGATGAGGAAGCTGTGGAAGATACTATAGTtgaagatgaggatgatgaagcTGAAGTTGAAGAAGATGAGCCAACAGACTTG acagaagaaaaagaggaagaagactTGTCAGGAGAACCTAAAGCCTCACCCAGTGCTGATACAACCATCTTATTTGTGAAAGGCGAAG aCTTTCCAGCGAACAACATTGTAAAATTTCTGGTGGGCTTCACCAATAAGGGTACCGAGGATTTCATTGTCGAGTCACTTGATGCTTCTTTCCGGTACCCTCAAGACTACCAGTTTTACATCCAGAACTTCACAGCTCTCTCTCTGAACACAGTAGTTCCACCACAGAGACAAGCCACATTTGAGTACTCCTTCATCCCTGCTGAGCCTATGGGTGGTCGTCCTTTCGGTCTGGTTATCAATCTCAACTACAGAGATGCAAGT GGCAATGTTTTTCAAGATGCAGTCTTCAATCAAACTGTTACAATTATTGAAAAAGAAGATGGGCTGGATGGAGAAAC gaTCTTCATGTACATGTTCCTTGCTGGACTTGGTCTGCTTGTCATTGTTGGCCTACATCAGTTGCTAGAATCTAGGAAG aggaaaagaccGGTACAGAAAGTAGAGATGGGAACATCAAATCAGAATGATGTTGATATGAGCTGGATTCCCCAAGAAACTTTAAATCAAATAA atAAAGCTTCACCAAGGAGGTTGCCCTACAAGAGGGCACAGAAGAGACCAGTGGGCTCTGATGAGTAA
- the RIOK1 gene encoding serine/threonine-protein kinase RIO1: MDYRALVMSQVVPGQFDDADCSDSESVEDTEACKEGEVPESCQLCTCEEVNAEEGDGDDDNDAEEEDEDWDWDDEVGRLTKRHNAAGGCNPQANRQTPNCSSAKLSTPAGKVLRKFEHKINLDKLNFDDSVINRVTEKSRQKEADMYRVKDKSDRATVEQVLDPRTRIILFKMLSRGIISEINGCISTGKEANVYHASTANGENRAIKIYKTSILMFKDRDKYVSGEFRFRHGYCKGNPRKMVKTWAEKEMRNLIRLNTAQIPCPEPIMLRSHVLVMGFIGKGDRPAPLLKNAQLSDSKVRELYLQIIQYMRRMYQDARLVHADLSEFNMLYHGGDVYIIDVSQSVEHDHPHALEFLRKDCANVNDFFQKHNVAVMTVRELFEFITDPSITSENIDDYLSKAMEIASKRTEEERSSQDKVDEEVFKKAYIPRTLTEVKNYERDVDIMMKLKEEDMALNVQQDNILYQTVTGLKKDLSGVQKIPALLEEADNSETDSDDDDGGGGSSEDSDLGCKESVHPKDKPAEVSMDKKERKKMVKEAQREKRKTKIPKHVKKRKEKTAKMKKGK, translated from the exons atggaTTACCGGGCGCTGGTGATGAGCCAGGTTGTGCCCGGGCAGTTCGACGATGCGGACTGCTCGGACAG tgaATCTGTGGAAGACACAGAAGCGTGTAAAGAGGGTGAGGTCcctgagagctgccagctgtgcaCGTGTGAAGAAGTTAATGCTGAGGAAGGAGATGGTGATGATGACAATGATGctgaagaggaagatgaagactGGGACTGGGATGATGAGGTGGGAAGACTGACGAAGCGCCACAATGCTGCTGGTGGATGCAATCCACAG GCAAATAGACAGACCCCTAATTGCTCTTCAGCAAAACTGTCAACCCCTGCAGGCAAGGTTTTAAGAAAATTTGAACACAAAATCAATTTAG ATAAGCTAAATTTTGATGACTCTGTTATAAACAGAGTCACAGAAAAGTCTAGGCAGAAGGAAGCAGACAT GTACCGAGTCAAAGACAAGTCAGACAGAGCAACAGTGGAGCAG GTGTTGGACCCAAGGACCCGAATCATTCTGTTCAAGATGCTCTCTAGAGGTATCATATCAGAAATCAATGGCTGCATCAGCACAGGGAAAGAA GCCAATGTATATCATGCCAGTACTGCAAATGGAGAGAACAGAGCAATAAAGATTTACAAAACCTCTATTCTGATGTTTAAAGATCGGGATAAGTATGTGAGTGGTGAATTCAG atttcGTCATGGATACTGCAAAGGCAACCCAAGAAAAATGGTGAAGACGTgggctgaaaaagaaatgaggaatttaaTAAG GTTGAATACAGCTCAGATACCTTGCCCAGAGCCAATTATGCTAAGGAGTCATGTGCTTGTCATGGGCTTTATTGGTAAAGGTGATAG GCCTGCTCCTCTGCTGAAGAATGCTCAGTTGTCTGACTCCAAAGTCCGGGAGCTGTACTTGCAGATCATCCAGTACATGAGAAGAATGTACCAAGATGCCAGACTTGTTCATGCAGATCTCAGTGAATTTAATATGCT GTACCACGGAGGGGACGTGTACATCATTGACGTGTCTCAGTCCGTGGAGCATGACCACCCGCACGCGCTGGAGTTCCTGCGCAAGGATTGTGCCAATGTTAACG ACTTTTTCCAGAAGCACAATGTTGCAGTGATGACAGTGAGGGAGCTGTTTGAATTTATTACTGATCCTTCTATCACAAGTGAAAACATTGATGACTACCTGTCTAAG gCAATGGAAATAGCATCGAAAagaacagaagaggaaagatCCAGTCAAGATAAAGTGGATGAAGAA GTATTTAAGAAGGCCTACATACCTCGAACTCTGACTGAAGTTAAAAACTATGAGAGGGATGTGGACATAATGATGAAATTGAAAGAAGAGGATATGGCATTGAACGTTCAGCAAGATAAT ATTCTCTACCAAACTGTAACAGGACTGAAGAAGGATTTGTCTGGTGTTCAGAAG ATTCCTGCACTCCTTGAAGAGGCAGACAATTCAGAAACAGActctgatgatgatgatggtggcGGTGGTAGCTCAGAGGACTCTGATTTGGGCTGTAAAGAATCTGTACATCCCAAAGATAAACCTGCTGAAGTTAGCATGGACAAGAAG gaaaggaaaaagatggTTAAAGAAGcccaaagagaaaagagaaaaaccaaaatcccaaagcatgtgaagaagaggaaagaaaagactgcaaaaatgaagaaaggcAAATAA